In Aphanothece sacrum FPU1, a single window of DNA contains:
- a CDS encoding heme oxygenase (biliverdin-producing), translated as MSHDLATQLREGTSHSHTLAENTAFTKCFLKGIVEKEPFRKLLADFYFLYSSLEEEILRHHDHRVVSKIYFPQLNRQKKLEEDLAFHYGENWRNEIKASEAGKTYVARIHDVANTEPALLVAHSYVRYMGDLSGGQSLKNIARSALELPPNQGLQFYDFNELGSPEDRRAFKGVYRDGLNSIDVDEELAQKIVAEANYAFNLNRDVVHELEADVKAAIGDHVFDLITRQEIPGSTEHHHHHHGHRPTELVSAES; from the coding sequence ATGAGTCATGATTTAGCGACCCAACTGCGAGAAGGAACCAGTCATTCTCACACCTTAGCAGAAAATACGGCATTTACCAAATGTTTTCTTAAAGGTATTGTAGAAAAAGAACCATTTCGTAAACTGTTGGCAGACTTTTATTTTCTCTATAGTTCCTTAGAAGAAGAAATACTTCGTCATCATGATCATCGAGTTGTTAGTAAGATATATTTTCCTCAACTAAACCGTCAGAAAAAGTTGGAAGAAGACCTAGCATTCCACTATGGTGAAAACTGGCGTAATGAAATTAAAGCATCTGAAGCAGGCAAAACTTATGTTGCACGTATTCACGATGTTGCTAATACTGAACCTGCCTTATTAGTAGCCCATTCTTATGTTCGTTATATGGGGGATTTATCAGGAGGCCAAAGTTTAAAAAATATTGCTCGTTCTGCATTAGAATTACCTCCCAACCAAGGTCTACAATTCTATGACTTTAATGAACTAGGAAGTCCTGAAGATAGACGGGCTTTTAAAGGTGTTTATCGGGATGGTTTAAACTCCATTGATGTTGATGAAGAACTCGCTCAAAAAATCGTTGCTGAAGCTAATTATGCCTTTAACCTTAATCGGGATGTGGTGCATGAATTAGAAGCTGATGTTAAAGCTGCTATTGGGGATCATGTTTTTGACTTAATTACTCGTCAAGAGATTCCGGGTAGCACAGAACATCATCACCATCATCATGGTCATCGGCCTACTGAATTAGTATCTGCCGAGTCATAA